The Vicia villosa cultivar HV-30 ecotype Madison, WI linkage group LG1, Vvil1.0, whole genome shotgun sequence genome includes a region encoding these proteins:
- the LOC131598460 gene encoding uncharacterized protein LOC131598460, with amino-acid sequence MALNPHNSIVIRIPDTKVLRVLSRSLFLFMILVTLPFLGNILNGFSFTLSSHSCVVSKTETSFGSYNFEVLNLILHDMGEKGIYKKDDKALIVSPSNGFEFEGIDVVIMDSDYERKSLFLDESYDFVFTWNSSDVEFVDRIVKLGGIVVMLNSLKDKPSSCGFREQLHYRVVYLRSYGSSMIVALRKTSSAIKQQYGNGT; translated from the coding sequence ATGGCTTTGAATCCTCATAATTCTATTGTTATCAGGATTCCTGATACTAAGGTTTTACGCGTTTTGTCTCGATCATTGTTCTTGTTTATGATTCTTGTCACATTGCCTTTCCTAGGAAACATTCTTAATGGTTTCTCTTTCACATTGAGTTCTCATTCATGTGTTGTTTCCAAAACTGAAACGTCGTTTGGTTCTTACAATTTTGAGGTATTGAATTTGATTCTTCATGATATGGGTGAGAAAGGAATCTACAAAAAGGATGATAAGGCTCTCATTGTAAGTCCTTCCAATGGCTTTGAATTTGAGGGCATTGATGTGGTAATCATGGATAGTGATTATGAGAGAAAGAGTCTGTTCCTTGATGAGTCTTATGATTTTGTCTTTACATGGAATTCTAGTGATGTTGAATTTGTTGATCGGATTGTGAAACTTGGTGGGATTGTGGTGATGCTGAATTCTTTGAAAGATAAACCATCAAGTTGTGGTTTTAGAGAGCAATTGCATTATAGAGTTGTTTATCTTAGAAGTTATGGAAGTTCTATGATTGTGGCATTGAGGAAAACTAGCTCGGCAATTAAACAGCAATATGGAAATGGAACATGa
- the LOC131625067 gene encoding peptidyl-prolyl cis-trans isomerase FKBP12: MGVEKQIIRPGTGPNPSRGQSVTVHCTGYGKNGDLSQKFWSTKDPGQQPFTFKIGQGSVIKGWDEGVLGMQLGEVARLRCSPDYAYGAGGFPAWGIQPNSVLEFEIEVLSAQ; encoded by the exons atgggaGTTGAGAAGCAAATCATAAGACCTGGAACCGGTCCCAACCCTAGCCGCGGCCAGAGCGTCACCGTTCACTGCACCGGTTACG GTAAAAACGGTGACCTATCTCAGAAGTTCTGGAGCACCAAGGATCCTGGCCAGCAACCATTCACTTTCAAAATCGGCCAAGGTTCTGTCATCAAAG GATGGGATGAAGGTGTCCTTGGCATGCAACTCGGCGAAGTTGCTCGTCTTCGG TGCTCTCCTGATTATGCTTATGGTGCCGGTGGTTTTCCTGCCTGGGGAATACAGCCCAACTCTGTCTTGGAGTTTGAGATCGAGGTCTTAAGTGCACAATGA